The following are encoded together in the Thermosipho atlanticus DSM 15807 genome:
- a CDS encoding DMT family transporter gives MKYIPLAIVTVLWGLSFIATKFVVGEISPLTAALFRFSIALLTLWFLPKQRKISLFNIHKILAGFWGITIYFAAENFALKLTSPTNAAMIVSTAPIWYVLFTQLVHKRRTRFIQYIASLIALIGVALVILNGRLFLKVNSLGDLIAFLAAFSWVFYTHHITKLDDHSSLTAIFEITFWGVLTLIPFSAFEYFYFKPILKFNFNSIFGLIYLGIFCSAIGYFLWNKSIQILGDRTTTNAVYIIPVITAVSESLIFKRIPTLLLISGIILVVIGLYVFEKYEERGEIHG, from the coding sequence ATGAAATATATACCTCTTGCGATAGTTACTGTTCTTTGGGGACTTTCATTTATCGCTACAAAATTTGTCGTCGGCGAGATATCTCCATTAACTGCTGCCCTATTTAGATTTTCAATCGCTCTTTTAACTTTATGGTTCTTACCTAAACAAAGAAAAATCTCCTTATTTAATATTCACAAAATACTGGCTGGTTTTTGGGGAATCACCATTTATTTTGCAGCTGAAAATTTTGCTTTAAAACTTACAAGCCCTACAAACGCAGCAATGATAGTGTCAACAGCACCTATTTGGTATGTTCTGTTTACACAACTAGTACACAAAAGAAGAACAAGATTTATCCAATATATCGCATCTTTAATTGCTTTGATTGGAGTTGCATTAGTTATACTAAATGGTAGATTATTTTTAAAAGTAAATTCTTTAGGTGATTTGATTGCATTCTTGGCAGCTTTTTCATGGGTTTTTTATACTCATCATATAACAAAACTAGATGATCATTCTTCATTAACAGCTATTTTTGAAATTACTTTTTGGGGAGTATTAACCTTAATACCATTTTCAGCATTTGAATATTTTTATTTCAAACCCATTCTAAAATTCAATTTTAACTCGATTTTTGGTTTAATATATCTTGGCATTTTTTGCTCCGCTATAGGTTATTTTCTATGGAATAAATCTATTCAGATTCTTGGCGATAGAACTACAACTAACGCTGTTTATATCATTCCTGTAATTACTGCTGTGTCCGAATCTTTAATTTTCAAACGAATTCCTACTCTATTGCTAATTTCAGGTATAATATTAGTTGTAATTGGATTGTATGTATTTGAGAAGTATGAAGAAAGGGGAGAAATTCATGGGTAA
- a CDS encoding TIGR00725 family protein: MKYVAVIGSSGNINENLRKICKKLGKELGKRYILVTGGRDGVMEEVAKGVKEVNGKIIGILPFDENGNKFNSLEIKTGLDYQMRSFILIKSADAVVSIGGEIGTAIDILIAYANKKPLILFKGTGGWTDRFQKVLLDGKFLDSRKLTEVKIANNINEVVNILKNVLGE, from the coding sequence ATGAAATACGTTGCTGTTATTGGAAGTTCTGGAAACATAAACGAAAATCTTAGAAAAATCTGCAAAAAATTAGGAAAAGAACTTGGAAAAAGATATATATTGGTTACTGGCGGAAGAGATGGAGTTATGGAAGAAGTCGCAAAAGGTGTAAAAGAAGTAAATGGAAAAATAATTGGAATTCTGCCTTTTGACGAAAACGGAAATAAATTCAATTCACTCGAAATAAAAACTGGACTTGATTATCAAATGAGGTCCTTTATTTTAATCAAAAGTGCTGATGCAGTAGTTTCTATTGGCGGAGAAATTGGCACCGCTATTGATATTCTCATAGCATATGCCAACAAAAAACCTTTGATCTTGTTCAAAGGAACTGGAGGTTGGACTGACAGATTTCAAAAAGTTCTATTAGATGGAAAGTTCCTAGATAGTAGAAAATTAACCGAAGTAAAAATAGCAAACAACATAAATGAAGTTGTAAATATTCTAAAAAATGTTTTGGGGGAATGA